The genomic segment CTCGCCGCCGACGGGGGCACCGTCCGCGTCCACGGGCTGCCAGGGGTGCGCGGGGCCCTGCGGGCAGCTGTCGAAGGCGCAGTCCTCGTACAACGCCGTGTACTCCGCCGGGTGCTGGCCCTTCCACGGCTTGTGCGGGGCGGTGAAGTGCAGGGAGAGGTGGAAGGGCTCGGGGCGGTCGGACTCGGTGGTGAGGAAGTCCTGCGCGTCCGCGGCGAGCGCGTCGGTGAGGTACGCGGGCTCCTCGGTCCGCACGCCGTCACGGTAGAGCGGGGCGCCGTAGTAGGGGCCGCCGCCGCTCTCGTGCGCGTACCAGTGCACGAAGCCCTTGCGGGGCCGGTCGTTGGCGCCCAGGTGCCACTTGCCGCTGAGGCCGAGGCGGTAACCCGCGTCGGCGAGGACGTCGGTGAACAGGGTTCTCCCGGACAGGAAGTCGATGCCCGTCCGCCCGGCGTGATGGTACGAGAGCCAGTCGTGCACCCCGTGCTGGGAAGGCAGTTCGCCGGTGAAGAGCGAGGCGCGGGCCGGCGAGCAGACCGGCGAGGTGCAGAAGAAGCGGCTGAAACGGACCCCGCGGTCCGCCAGCGCGTCGAGGTGCGGGGTGCGGATCTCGTCGTTGCCCGCACAGCCCATGGCCCACGGCCCCTGGTCGTCCGAAAGGATCAGCAGGACGTTGGGGCGGTACGGATCGCGGCTGGCCATGGGGGTCCTCCTCGGTTGGACCGGACGGGAGTCGGGCGGCCCGGACGGGAGCCCGGCCCGGTGCCGGAGTACGGGTGCCGGGCGCCGGAGCGCGGAGCCGGGCGCCAGGCGCGGAAGCCGGGCACGGGAGCCGGGCACGGGAGCCGGGCGCCGGGCGGGACGGGCGGCGGCGGGTGGTGTCACCGGCTCCCGGCAGTCGGCACTTCGCCGGCACGCCCCAGTTGCGCCGGGCTGTGCAGAGCCTGGGGTCTGGTGGCCGGACAAGTCAACTGTTTCAGGCGAATGAATTGCTGATGTCTTGGGTTCGGGTTCGACTGCTCGTTCCGCGCCGGCCACCCGCTACCACCTGCTGATGAGCCGGACTTGTGGCAGATCGACTGCCGACCTCCCTGAATTCATAGGCAATTCATGCGCTCAGAGAGCGATTGACCCCTCTATGAATGGCTGGAAATCATTGGGCCACCTCGCACGCCCCGCCTCAGACCCCCGTCTCCGAGGAGAGCCATGCCTTCCGACCGATCCGCGCGCCTTTCGCGCCGCACCGTTCTCGCCGTCGCCCTGGCGGCGACCCTCGGCCTCACGGCATCCGCTTGTTCCTCCGGCGCCTCCTCGGCCGGCGGGGGCGGCGACTCGTTCACCTACTGGTCGATGTGGAAGCAGAACGAGCCGCAGGCCAAGGTGTTGCAGGCCGCGATCGACACGTTCACCAAGGACACCGGCATCAAGGTCCGCGTGCAGTGGAAGGGCCGGCAGGTCGTCCAGCAACTGGCCCCCACCCTGAACACCGCCAACGTCCCCGCCGACCTGGTCGACTCCGCGGACCGCTTCGCCTACGCGCAGCTCCAGGCCACCGGCCAGGCGCTCGACCTCACCCCCGTGCTCGACCAGGAGATACCCGGCGAGACCGGCAGCACCGTCGGCAGCGTCGTACCGGCCTCCTACCGTGACCTGAACACGGACAAGGGTGCCCTCTGGCAGATCCCCTACGAGGTGCTCACCACCCAGGTCTGGTACGACGGCAAGGCCCTGCCCGACGTGGCCGCCAAGCCGCCGGCCACCTGGGAAGAGTTCACCGCGCTGCTCGCGGACCGGAAGAAGGAGCGCGGCGACGGCCCGCTCGCGCTGGACGCCGACATCGCGGACTACTCCGCCTACTGGACGTACTACGCCGTCCTGCGCGCACTCGGCCCCGGCGCCTTCGGCAAGGCGGCCACCGACCCGACCGGGAAGGGCTTCGAGGCACCGGAGTTCGTCGCCGCCCTCAAGCGGGTCCAGGACCTGGTCAAGGCCAGTGACTTCACCCGGGGTTACGACGGCTCCAAGTGGCCTGCCGTGCAGCAGAAGTGGGCCCAGGGAAAGTCGGACTTCCTGCTGCTGGGCACCTTCGCTCCCAGCGAGACCGCCGAGTTCGCCTCACCCGGCTTCAGCTACCGCTCGTTCCCCGTACCGGCGGTGAACACGGACGGCGGGAAGCAGGCGCAGGACATCTCGCTCATCGGCTTCTCCATCCCGAAGAAGGCGAAGAACACCACCGCCGCGAGCAAGTTCATCGCCTACTTCTTCGCCAAGCAGCAGCTCGCCGGCATCTCCACCGAGGCCAAGAACATCACCCCCCGCGCCGACATCCCCGCCCCGGCCGAACTCGCCGACGCGCAGAAGGCCTTGGCCGCCGGTACGCCCGTCAAGACGCTCGACGGGGTGAAGGAGACGGCGGCCGAGTGGTACACCAAGGTCTTCCAGCCGCTCAACACCAGCTTCATCACAGGCAAGCTGAGCGCCGAGTCCCTCGCCGGGAAGCTCAAGTCCGGCACCGCGGACTACTGGAAGAACGCCTCGTGACGGCCACCGAGGTGACGGCCGACGGAGTGCGCCCCGTCGACGGGAAGGGCGCCGACGGGAAGGGCGCCGACGGGAAGGCCGCGGACGTGAACCCGACCGACGTGAAGGGCGGCGGCGGGAGGGCGGGCGGAGCGCGTACCGGCAGGAAGCCGTCCGCCGTACGCCCCGCCGCCACCCGCACCAGCCCGCTCGCCGCACGGCGCCGCAAGCTGTTCTGGCCGCTCCTCGCCCCGGCCGTCCTCGTCTACGTCGTCTTCTTCGCAGGCCCGTCGCTCTACACGGTGTGGCTCAGCTTCAACAAGTGGGCCGGGGCGGGCCCCATGACCTTCGTCGGCGTCGACAACTACCGCCGCCTGTTCGACGATCCGACCTTCCAGCAGTCCTTCACCAACACCCTGTGGATCATCCTGGGCGTCGGCGGGCTGACCTTCCTGGTCTCCTTCGGGCTGACGATGGTGCTCCGGGACATGAGGGGCCGCAAGGCCGCCCGCTCCATCCTCTTCTTCCCCAACATCGTCCCCAGCGTGGTGCTCTCGATCCTCTGGGGGTTTCTCTTCCAGCACGACGGACTCGCCGACGCGCTGATGGGCGCCCTGGGCATGGAGCACCCGCCGAACTGGCTCGGCCAGAGCAATATCTTCCGGGTCATCATGGTCGGCCTGGTCTGGACGTCGACCGGCTTCTACACCACCATCCTGATGGCCGCCGTGGACCAGATCCCGCCGGAGCTGTACGAGGACTGCGAGCTGGCCGGAGCCAACGCCTTCCAGAAGTTCCGCCATGTGACCCTGCCCCTGATGTGGGAGGTCGTCGGAGTCTGCGCGGTGCTCTGGACCATCAGTGCCGTCAAGGTCTTCGAGTTCATCTACGCCTTCGCCGGAGCGGCCGGACAGATGCCCGACGCCGGGGTGTGGAACACCGCGCTCTACACCTACGGGGAGGCGTTCGCCTCCGGTGGCGTGCCCCGCTACGGCTCCGCCGCGGCGAGTGCCGTCGTGATGGTGACCCTGGTCGGTGTCCTCGTCGTCCTGATCCGCCGCGTCATGCGGCGCGACACCGTGCAGTTCTGAACGCGCGGCACCGTGCAGTTCGGAGCGCGCGGCACCGTGCACTTCCGAGCGCGCGACACCGTGCGGTCATGGCCGCGCGGTCCTTGCCCGGCCGGATCGCGCCCGGGGACGCCGGTACTCCCGGAGCCCTCCCCCGTACCCCCGAGACACCCCGCACCCCCAGACCCCAGGAGGCCCCGTCGCCATGGCCGTCACCACGTCCGGTCGTCCCCCCGGCCGCCTCGCCCGCATGAGGGGCCGGCTCACCACCACCCAGGTCCTCGGCGTCCCCCTGGTCTGGATCGTCGCAGGCTTCAACGTCCTCACCGGGCTGTGGCTGCTGCTCTCCTCGCTGAAGAGCGCCGACGAGATCTTCAGCTCCCCATGGCACCTGCCGGGCTCCCCGCACTGGGACAACTACGCGCGGGCCTGGAGCGAGGGGAACTTCGGACCGGCGGCCCTCAACACCGTCGTGGTGGTGGCGGGCACCGCAGTGATCACCCTCGTGTTCGCCGCGCCCGCCGCGTACGTCCTCAGCCGGGTCACCACCCGGTTCAACGGCGGTTTCGTGCTCTTCTTCGCCCTCGGCCTCGGCATCCCCGCCCAGGTCGTGATGCTGCCGCTCTTCGTCGTCATGAACAAACTCCTCCTCGTCGACAGCCTGTTCGGCCTGATCGTGGTCTACGTCGCGACCTCGCTGCCCTTCGCCGTCTTCTTCCTCACCGGCTTCTTCTCCACCCTTCCGGTGGAGCTGGAGGAGGCCGCCGCGCTGGACGGGGCGTCCGCCTTCCTCACCTTCTGGCAGGTCATGCTGCCGCTGGCGCGCGGCGGCCTGGTCACCGTGCTGATCCTCAACGTCATCCAGCACTGGGGCGAGACCGTGTTCTCCCTCGTCTTCATCCAGAACACCGACCACCAGACGCTCTCCCTGGCACTCCTCGGCTTCCTCCAGCAGATGCAGTACAACGGCGCAGACTGGGGCGGCCTGTTCGCGGGCGTGGCCGTGGTCGTCCTGCCCGTCCTCGCCTGCTACGTATGGCTGGGCCGCCGGATCATCGAAGGCATGACCGTCGGCTCCGTCAAGTGACCTGCGAGGGAGACGACATGCCCGACGAGATGCCCGACGACCTGCCCGACGGGATGCCCGGTGGCGCGCCCGACGGGAAGCCCGGCCGCGCGGCCGGGCCGGCCGGCGCGCAGGGGCCCAAGGATCTCAAGTTCCGCAAGCTCGCCCAGGAATTGCGTCAGCAGGTGCGGGACGGCGTCTGGCCGGCCGGCGGACGGCTGCCCACCGAGAAGCAACTCGCCCTCGGTAACGGCTCGTCGGTCTCCACCGTGCGGCGCGCGGTCGA from the Streptomyces sp. NBC_01335 genome contains:
- a CDS encoding ABC transporter substrate-binding protein translates to MPSDRSARLSRRTVLAVALAATLGLTASACSSGASSAGGGGDSFTYWSMWKQNEPQAKVLQAAIDTFTKDTGIKVRVQWKGRQVVQQLAPTLNTANVPADLVDSADRFAYAQLQATGQALDLTPVLDQEIPGETGSTVGSVVPASYRDLNTDKGALWQIPYEVLTTQVWYDGKALPDVAAKPPATWEEFTALLADRKKERGDGPLALDADIADYSAYWTYYAVLRALGPGAFGKAATDPTGKGFEAPEFVAALKRVQDLVKASDFTRGYDGSKWPAVQQKWAQGKSDFLLLGTFAPSETAEFASPGFSYRSFPVPAVNTDGGKQAQDISLIGFSIPKKAKNTTAASKFIAYFFAKQQLAGISTEAKNITPRADIPAPAELADAQKALAAGTPVKTLDGVKETAAEWYTKVFQPLNTSFITGKLSAESLAGKLKSGTADYWKNAS
- a CDS encoding carbohydrate ABC transporter permease, whose amino-acid sequence is MTATEVTADGVRPVDGKGADGKGADGKAADVNPTDVKGGGGRAGGARTGRKPSAVRPAATRTSPLAARRRKLFWPLLAPAVLVYVVFFAGPSLYTVWLSFNKWAGAGPMTFVGVDNYRRLFDDPTFQQSFTNTLWIILGVGGLTFLVSFGLTMVLRDMRGRKAARSILFFPNIVPSVVLSILWGFLFQHDGLADALMGALGMEHPPNWLGQSNIFRVIMVGLVWTSTGFYTTILMAAVDQIPPELYEDCELAGANAFQKFRHVTLPLMWEVVGVCAVLWTISAVKVFEFIYAFAGAAGQMPDAGVWNTALYTYGEAFASGGVPRYGSAAASAVVMVTLVGVLVVLIRRVMRRDTVQF
- a CDS encoding carbohydrate ABC transporter permease, translating into MAVTTSGRPPGRLARMRGRLTTTQVLGVPLVWIVAGFNVLTGLWLLLSSLKSADEIFSSPWHLPGSPHWDNYARAWSEGNFGPAALNTVVVVAGTAVITLVFAAPAAYVLSRVTTRFNGGFVLFFALGLGIPAQVVMLPLFVVMNKLLLVDSLFGLIVVYVATSLPFAVFFLTGFFSTLPVELEEAAALDGASAFLTFWQVMLPLARGGLVTVLILNVIQHWGETVFSLVFIQNTDHQTLSLALLGFLQQMQYNGADWGGLFAGVAVVVLPVLACYVWLGRRIIEGMTVGSVK